The following is a genomic window from Parus major isolate Abel chromosome 14, Parus_major1.1, whole genome shotgun sequence.
AAGTGGATAagcaaaaataccccaaactgGTAACAACTGAGGCTGGAAAGGCGTCAGGGGCCCTGAGGAagcactggggctgggggaggagcTGCCTGCCCAGTGCCACCCACACTGCTGAACAGAGACATCACACAGGATGGAAGAGGCCCACTCCAAGGGCAGCCCTGGCCTCTTGGGGCTTGATGGTGTCAAAGGCTGGACTTTCCATCAGTGCCCTGTTTGACTCTTCATGAACACCTCTTTACCTTGTCTTTGAGCCCCTGAAGGAGCAGCACCCCCAGAACAGCCTGGTGCAGCTCGAAGACGCCAAATGTGCCAGCCCCTGAGGCTgcctgctctccagcctggcactAGTCACAGCAACTCATTTCCTGCATCCTTTTATTACTGAACTCCCACCCAGGGCCTTAGTTACTGACGGCTTTCTGTGCCCATCCAGGCTGCAAGGTCATCATGTGCTTGTTGGCTCTTCTAAGGCCCAGCCTGAGCCCTgtgtcacccccagcccctgccagagctggcagtgccagcccatccctgctctggcaTGGATCCCTCTGCTCCAGTCCCAGTTAAAAAATGAGGTGGGAAGAACATGGTGCTGAGAGGGGAAGAGCCTTGGCCAGGGAAGGGGGATTTGCCATGGGAATGTAGCAGGGCTCCcggcctggctgcagctctggggcctcCACACAGGCTGCAcatgagctgcccagggcagccagagggtcctgcagccaggacacaggCAGCCAGCAAGAgactgccctgcacagcccaaaGCACGACACTGAGCAGCTGGGGGATCTTCCTCAGCCAGGAAAGGCTGTTGTGATCTGTGCACACATCCCATCCCTCGAGAGCCCGCAAAGTCCAGCCTGGTGCcaaggaaggggagaagggCTCAGGACCACTCTACACTCCAAGCTCCCTGCCCCTGCTACATTCCATCCTGGACAAAGGCAGAAAGATCTATAcagtataatacatatatatttcacTATGAAATAGCAATTTCATTCCCTGCCTTCTACTTTATGCATCCTGAATTATATAGTTCTTTGTACATCACTCCAGagggctggtggggctggggagtTTCTCATGCGAGGCAGTTGCTCTCCCTGGAAGTTACCCACAGGACGCACCAGCAGCTGATGTGGCAGGACCTAAACATGATTCCcattccctccctttcccctccctccgCCACCCCCTTCCCCAGCAACAAGGGCAGACTCTGCCCTGGCAGTGGGGGCCTGCTGGGGCCCTCCCAGTTGATGAAAGTGGTTCCTCAGTGCGGATCCATGAACccccctcagctgctctcagcagctgtggatggagcgggagcagcagctgagccctcGACACCCCGGCTGTGGGGAGGAGCAAACCGGGGCAGGGAAGTGGCGGGGACAGTGCAACATGCACGGAGTGGTGACACCGAGGGCCCGCGGCTGCGGCACGGCCAGGCCCGCCCAGCCCAcgtggggctgcagccccagggtggAGTTCTACCAAAGGTCAGtccctgtggagcagggagTCCCATCCGCGGGCTGGGTCACCGGCCAAGAGCTGTCATCACTGGAACCAGTGCAGAGCCAGGTGTCAGGTGGAAGGAGAAACAATcctatggaaagaaaagagggcAGATGTTTTAGGGAAGCACTTAGGGAGAGTGTGCTGGGCAGCCACTGTCCTGGAAATGTCAGACACATGCAATGGCACTGGCAGCAAATGGGGCTTCCAGTTACTGTGCTGGGACTTTGAGGGCTCAtgcactgctccagcagctgggaaaaggaaaggacaCCAAGTTCCACCTGCTATTGAGGTTTGGGCTCATTAAACAAGGTCAGAGCTTGATTTCCCTTCAAATGAAaccagcaggagctcagctgctgtctggagctggagcacagccatGCCCACACAgcttccacagcagcaggacaaggatCCAAGATGTCAAGATTCACTCCAGGATCTCTCTCACAGGacagtggctgtggcagggaagggagctgtccccagcacccacctgTGCTTCCTGTGCACCCCCAGTCTGTCACATTGTCCGGCTGTACTCGATGCTGCTCTTGGCAGAAATGCCAGACcagggcaggaggctgcagaggaggcTCTGGGCTTGTCTGTATATCCTCTGGGGAATGGAGCACGGGCTCAGGCTGGCCAGTGTGGAGCCAATGTGCTGTAGGTAGTCAGTGGCCACCAGTTAAGGACAGCAACACTTACACTGTAACTTAGCAAAGAACATAAATCGCTCCTGgacctgccctgcctgcagggacCCCTGACACAGTGGAAGCTGTTCAGCCCAGTCAGATCTGCTCCTTACAATCACTGACTCCACCTTTCTACCAACAGGAGATCTGCTCTGCCCTGTAAGGGATGGCAATTTGGAAATGGCAGCTCCAGCTTGTGTGGGAAATACATCCCCTAGGCAGCTGCCAGTTCCCTTTGCACTCCACAGAAAATCCTGCGAGGATAGCAATCCACCCACCTGCCCAGGAAGGTTGGAACTGACCAGCTACACCCAGGAAGGATCAAGTTTCTTCTCCATGATCCACTgacccaaaaacaaaccccctAAGTCAGTGTGGGAGCAGCCTGCTGAGATCCAGGCCAGCCCAGGCTCACAGGGGATCCCAGGACACAGAAACAAAGACCATGGGTTTCTCTGCCCTGTTCCTGGCCAAATCCTGCACCCCACAAGCCAAAGCACACCCAGCACTTTGGCCTAACACCAACACTTGCTCTCACTGGCATCCAACGTGCTCCAACCATCCTACATCAAATAACTCTAACAGCCCCTTCCTTCCAGCTCCAGATTAAACCCACATGTGAGCAGGTTTCAGTTCCTATATAACTTTGCTGTTGTTAACCCAAAACAGGgtttccctctgctcagcagcctgcagggaaaggaTATAAGATTGTCCAGGGTGGGTGCCCACCGTTGATGTACAGGACGTAGGTGAAGCCATCTTTGAGGACCCCTCGGATGGAATAGTAATAGGGGAGATAGTGGTGCTGTTTAAAGTCTCTGTTTTCATAGAAGTTTATTGCTGTGTTGTTGGTGGTGAGCACATGCAGGTAGATGGCTTTGCAGTGGTCCTGGGCAGTGGTGGAAATGTGATCTTTCAGACTCTCAAGCAAGAGGGAACCTGTtgaagggaaggcagcaggatcAGAGTGTGTGTGCAGCCCCAGGGACCCTCAGTGTGAGGGTGTGTGGGGCCCAGCTGAGCCCTCCTGCACCAGGATTGTTCACCAGGGATTGCTGCACACACCTggaaaccccaaatcccacccagttCTCACAGGACCTTCCTACATGGTTTTCATACACGGTCTCACCTATGAGCACGGCCTCAAAACCCAGAGATTTTAAAGACATAAACCTCTGACTCAATAACCACAAGGATGAGGCAGAACCTTGACAATAGTGcccatccccagcagagcaACTCCTGGCTTTGGGGAAGGTCAGTGACTCATTTTCAATGGTATCAGTTCCACCCcttacatgtatttatttgaaagcCATTTGATACAGCAGAGTGTCAAAACAGGACTTCACAAGCAGGTTATTGTTTTGTGTCTGCTGAATTTGAATCAAAATCTAAGAACTGCTGGAATTTTAAGATGCCATGTAAGGAGGAGTGGAGACAGTCTCATCCAATCTGGATTtactgcagccagcaggaaaaaCCAGAGAAGGGTACAGAGGATACTCCAGCCCCAAGAGACAAGACCAGGGGGTTCATCCACAAAACCTCAACATGGCACGAAGGACCCAGCAGAACCTGCATGGGAACTTCTTCCAGCAGGTGTGGTAACACCAGGCTAAAGAATCAGCCTGGTAACACACAGGAGAaatggctgctgctgtttcacaaTCCCCAGGACCTGCAGGACCCACAGGATTTCAGAGCAGAAGTCAACAGTACTGACTTCATGTTCTCTTGATACTCAGTGAGAATATGTATTAGCCAAGACAAAAAACCACTGAGACATCGACAACAGAGCAGTTCAATTTTGTTATGAGATATTCCAGTCCTCTACctcacagaaatgcagctgtcCTGTGGTTAAAGAACAGCAGAGAACTAGAAACTGAACCCTTTTAcaaaaatcagaggaaaatcAGAGCTTTAGTGCTAAGAAGCATGGCTGGAGTGAAGAGCCTCCTGCATGAAAGGCTACAGCTTCAAACACCACTAGAAAAACTCAACACAAAGAcctcagaaaaagcagcagcagctttttttaGGTTGTGTTGCTACAGGTGCAAACTCAAAGTTTTTGAGAGAGCACAGCAACACACTGTGCAGATGGAATGGATACAGGAAAAACTGactctgaaaggagaaaattccagCAAGATggtactggggaaaaaaaaaaaaaagatttggaaATTAGGAGGAGACTGAAAACTACCACAATTTTACAGAAAGACCTCTTTACCACCCTCTGTGATAATTCTGTGCTACCACTTTCTTCTTTGTAGTAGAAAATTCTCTCTTCCATTTTAATGGAAGGTTTAAACACTGCTCTCACCAAGGACTCTGTGGTCATTTCTTTGTTTATCCTCCAAGTTTAGACCTCTCCAAACCTGCctgggggagaagggaggacTTGGAGGTGCTGAGTTATACCCATATCCACTGAAGGGACTCCAGGTGTGCACCCCTGGGTCACACTGCCAAACCTGGCCCATTCTCTTCTGCAGATCAAAGATCCACATCCTGCcagaagagcagcactgggTGACAGAACACAACTGCTCTAAACAGACAGAAAGCCCTTCTGGCTCCAGGACTTCAAATGGCTGTAGGAATGCTGCATGTGGCAACAGACATTCAGAGCTGACTTGTACATTTGAGATCTAATCAGGCAAAAGTTACTATTTCCAAGTTCCCTTTGTGGTTTTCTCACAGTTTGTTGTAGCTGTTGAAGCTGAAAGataaaaagcagctctgttttctgcctCAGGGATCAGACCCAGATacccagaaagaaaataatttcaaaccCTGCTTCTGGGTGAAGTTCTTACACTTTCAGACAGTCTCAGCAGCACTAGTGTGAGTTTTTGGTGTGCTCAGCAGGCCCCTGGGAACAAAGCTGACAAAGGCTTGTACtctttggaaatatttgcaCGTTGTGCCACACCAGTAAAAACCTCCCAGTGGACCTGCACTATCCCACCTGCTGGTACCAGTGACAGGTAAGCCTTTCCCATagggacactgcagggagaTTCTGGAGCTCCTCCAGTCCCACCCACTGGGCACACCTGGTAAACAACACCAACAGCTGGCACTTTGCAGCATCTTACCTATTCCATGCTTTCTGAACTCCTTCACCACTCCAAGACTTAGGATGTAAGCAACTTGAGTGTCCACAGGAAAGTTGGAAGCTAGGATATCTCCATCCTGTGTAGAGATAGGACAggttattaaatattaaatgggGAGGCACAGGAGAAAGCAAGAACCTTGCACTGGAACATCTGAAAACAAGGCTAAAGTAGGAAATTTCTCTTCACTCAACAGTCTTAGCTGAAGCTTTTggaatggaaggaaaatatcCAAGCATGGGGCTACTCCTATTTTCACATCATCCTCCCAGAGGCAGAACACAAACCATGCTATTACCTACCTATGTACACTATTTGTGGGTTTAGGGACAGAACAGCCTTACTTTCTTTACCAGAAGGATTCAAAGTGCCAATTCTGGAGTCACCCAGCAGTATTTAGATTAACCCAGCAAGTCCTTGTGGCCTGCAAGCTTCACCTGAGCTGTGTCAGCTGGAGATCTCTGCACAGCTGGGGAGGACAAGAAGCACATTCCACAGGCCCAGTGGCCCAGAGCAGTGCCTGAATAAGCCTTTGGCTTTCATGAAGCTTGGCTGGAACAAGAAGTTGCTGAAGATGCAGCTTCTGACTTTGATGAGCTTTGAGATGAAGCCAGACAGCTGAGGTGAAGAGACCCATGTGCTACTCTGTGCTCTTGGCTCGTGGGCATGTTGGGATTATTATTTAACCACAACACTGAGGGCTTTCCAGGAGTTAGGCACTCCCTGCACTGCccctgcttttttattttatgctctTCTCCCATGCTGTCTTCGCTGACCatctcttctttccctctctgctgcactGGATTGTCTCTCCTGGCCTCCAAGCTCTGGTGTCTCTGAAGTCCAAGCTCTCTGCAGACAGGTGACCTCCCCTTGGGCTCAGGACAGGGACTGTGTAAAGGGAGGAGTTTCTGCAGGAAGTCACCAGAATGACTCGCCCAGTACCACTGAGGAAGCTCTTAAGAAAAACAGAGGTTTGTGGTCCCACAGCTACAgcagccatggccagggattaGCCTGCAGGATCTGGTCCCTCAGCTCCCCAAGGGGCCATGCCCCAGCAGGAAGAGCCTCAGTGCTACCACACACCCACCGCTGCTCCATTAACTGGAAATCAGCAAGTGCTTCATTCCTTGCATTAACTCAGGATCAAGTGTCTgaagaggggagggaaaagcccCACCCCAAACAGGTCCCATTCTCATTCCCCCCGGCAGGGGTGGGTTCTGTTCGCTGGAGGCCAGGGTAGTCACACACCTCTTTGTGCACCTTTGTCCTGCTCTTGATCTCTGCCACGATCATCCCCACGATGGAGCCTCTGTATGTGGCTGCGAGGGAAAAGAACTTCTTGTTGGAAGTGATATCTCGGTACCATGAGTCAGGGTACCTGGGAAGGAACCAGAAACAGGAATGTCTGCAGATGCAAAGCCATGGGAACAGGCATGAGATGCTCCTCATCTGGAAACAGCTGTTGTATCCCATTTGGTGCCATGGGTTCTTTCCTCATATAATGGCTTCCTGCCTTGCTAAGAgattcacattttcattttatagtcTCTGCCCAGAGCTTTCACATCCATCTTTagcaagttatttttaactgcAAGATCCATCTGCCCTCATCTAAGAGTGTAAGGATCTCATTAATTTGAtacacatgtaaaaaaaatgttccatattgataggagaaaaaaaaaaaatcacaccacCAGCCTCCAggtctcctcctccttctgaAACTAAAGAGAAACTAATAtatgttcatttattttcaagtgaGATTTCAGCATGtcttgcctttaaaaaaatctacaaacTCAAAATATTATGAATGCTTTTGCTGATTTGTTCCATTTAATTCAACCTTAATTATAATCTGCTAGAATCCTCTGTAAACCTCTGTGAAGCTAAAGTTAAAAATCCATGAAGTTTACAGCTGTGGTTTCCCTGGATACTTTAGGCCAGAAATCTGTCAATGTCCCACAGAAAAGCTCCTGTGCTTGTGCAGTCATGGGCATTTACCAAATGTGGGTCTGGGGGGCTGGCCTGGGCCAGGCTGAGATCAGCTTTACCCCAGACTATGGAGGAACAGTGACTCAAGTACTGCTCAGTCCCCCCAGgaacagctctgtgccagctgggtTCTGAgggagctgtcccagcaccaCGCCCCAGGACACAATTTCACAAGCACAGGGatgctcttctttttcctggagGTGTCCTCCTTTCCCCATCTCATTCAGTCTTTCTCAAGAAGCTGATCCATCCCTTTAATGACCTATTTTCCTGCCAAAATCCGCATACAGGAAGTTTCTGATGACTCTGATGACTCCAGGACAGGCAGCAAAGGACCTTTAACAGCAACACCACCACAGTGCACAGAAGATTCCCAatctgctgctgtcctggcaaCAGCCCTGAGGCTGCACAGTTGGACCAGTGGGGGTTGACACCACTTGTCCTGAGGTCCCCACCTGCCACCCCAAACCAGTCACATACTCTATTGGGAACCAGTCTCCACAGAGCTGTTTCACTGTGTCTATGTCATCGTGGCAGAGCAGGCGCAGGTTCACATCCGTCAGTGCAGTCGGGGGCACCTCCTCTGTCATTCACGCCTGCAAGGGAAGGAAGCACGAGAGGAGTGATGGAACACGGGCTCTGATCCAACAGCTCCAGGAGGGGCTTGCAGTGGataaagctgcttttcccagaaaagtCAGTTTTCAGGAAAGATGAAGCAAAACACGGCAACATTAACCTGAGAAGGATCTCAAAGCTGTGTTGGCCATGGGGCAAGCCCAGCTCTCAGCTCAGCCTGACCcatccctccagccccacatccaggcacatccccatccccaggagCACAGTCTGGTGACTCTGTGTGTGAGGAGCACGTGGCCACCAGCCCTTCCAAAAAGAGCATTAAATGAGCCAACAGTGTGCCAAGTGTACCTTATGCTGCATGGAGCTCTTCAAACGTCCATGCAGGACCAATGTtttgttaaaacaaaactgaacaaacagCTTAAAAAGGAAGCACTGCCAGAGGAATATTTAGAAAGTCCTCTTGCACAACCCTGCCATCTCCAGTGAGTACATTTGCAAAGGATtccaactttttaaaatattcattttgtttAACCTATGCTGGTGAAATGAGATCTAGTTCCACTTCCCCTCATTCCTGTGTtccacagctcctcccagcacagcacagagcactcaGATACAGAAATCCCAGGACACCTTTTCTCCATAGCCCTACCACAATCTGCTGAGCACAAACAGAACACTTGCTGCAATGTCTTCAGCCTTTTTTAACAAGCACCAGAGGGAAGCAAGTGATAGCTAAAAAGTGGTTGTAGAAGCATTTGTAGCCCTGGGTGGAAGACTGAAGAACACATTTTAGGCAGGACAAAGCCCCACATGAGACAGATAAGGTGAGTAGAGACAGGAGTCGTCGTTTCCTTCAGCTCTCCCACTCTGACCCTCCCATGTAAAAGAGCCAGACCAggatgcaaatttaaaaaaccaaagccACCACCcttaacaaaaacaaattacttaatttttttactttcttttctcagttttaagAGTCTCAAGTCTTGGTTTCAAAGCACCAATTTATAAGGgaacagctgcacagagcaaTTTTTGTGCCCTCCTGTGAAAAGGGATGCTCAGTTCTCCATTGTCCTTGATTTAAAGCTCACAGCTCAAGGAGGAACAGATTTAAACACTCTCCCCATTGGACTGCATATGCCATTTGAGCAGCTTCAACACAAAAATTGTAACTGGCAAAGTTACAATTGCCAGTTTGGGTAATTTTAAGTTGTCACACTTACACTTCAGCAATTAATTGTACATTAATAAGTTGCTAAATGTACTTGGACAAACTGTCAGGCACATGCTGGGattcctggggtgtcctgtgcagggccaggagttggactcagtgatcctgatgggtcccttcccTTCaacatattctatgattttactCTGCCAGTTACAGTCACACTGTGCTGAAATGGATCACTTGTTCCTCTCCAAAGAATTCCCTAAAAAGCATCAAAGCTATTTCCCAGCCTGTTCCAGGACTGTGGCTGCCTATTTACTGAGCAGCTCACAGCATTCACAGAGTCCAGGCACCGGTTTCAAAACAACTTAAGCCCCTACAAAACCTGCACTCCTTGGTGCCTTTAAAACTTCCTTTACACTTCCAGAACTGGCTCAAGCCCTCAGAAGCCAGGCTTGGAATCTGTTCCCTGCCCATGctccccacccccagcctccGGTGACCTTTTAAGAAGCCTCAGCTTCACCCCATGGGACCTCGAAGAAGGAAAGGCAAACATTTTCTGGCTGAGGCTCATCTGATTCACACCACTGGGTCTGGATGATGAGGACCCCAGTCTCAcacccccccagccctgctgaacCCTTTGCTGAGCCATTTCAGAGCTGTGACACACCACAGGATCGTTTTTCTTGCAAAGTTTCAATGCTCCTGTAAGGGAACACCCCTTCTCAGCATTAATAAATCAGAGAGAAATGAAACCACCGTGCCAGAGCCATGGTTTTACTAATGAGCAGGCGCTGCTGGagaggcagagccagcacaggaCACATTCCTATGAGGATTAGTCCTTGTGTATTTAACACCATATTCTCAAAGAGCTGGGCAAGCATTAAGCATTATCCTGTAGCTGAAGCCAGCCTCAAAAAAGTAATCCATGACTGTTTTGTTGAACAGGATAATCCCCCTCCTCTCAAATTCAGACGGCTGGTTGTGTCTGCAGGGACTCCATCCATTCCATGACCTAATCCAGATGCTCCAGCACATTTGAAGGACATTTGGGACACCCATCTGGCACCGTGTCCTGCCACAGGGGTTCAGGAGAGCAGGCCTGtgccccttcctccccttcctccctggccaggtgtcactgctgctgaaggagctgtggtcagtggctgcagtgaccaagagagaagaaattccAGGCAAATTCCATCCTTTGGGTCTTCCCAGATACCTGGAAAAACAGCCAAGAGCAGATcctggccctgggcacagcctgtgGCAATGCTGTCCTTAGCACAGCCAAAGTCCTGAACTCAAGTCTCAACCAACACAGTGACCTAAGTATCACTTTTACAGTCAACTTGAGAGGACAAAATACAggtttgaaagcagaaaataaaacaaaaacagtatCAGTGTAAAACAAAACCCTGGAAGATAAAAGGGCCTTTGGGGGTTTAGAGGCAGCAACACTGACAACACAAGTTCTGACCTTTAAGACCAAATGGTGGCTACTGTGAAGCCAAATGCAGGCTCCAGGGACAAGTGGTTAATTCAAGGGTGCCCATGGCCACTTTGGAAAGCCAACgtgaagttattttattttttaatatatttttttctcaggtgTCAGCCTTTGGTTCACTTGATGGCCATTGTCTGGGAGGTGACATGGCCAACATCGCCCACTGTCTCCTCCCAGGGGGCACAGTGACCTCACCCTTCTGTTAAAACAAGAAGCACTTGCTCTGGAGGATTAGAAAATGAGCcaacatttcatattttatttaacatttcatGCTTATGAAGTGATAGTGCACATAAACATCTGAAAAAGCACCACAGACACCCCCTTACAAAATACTGCAGTCAGGAGCAAGTAGAACTAGAAACTGAGCATTGAATTCCCTTTCTTACCTAAAACCTGCAGATATTAATGCATAACAAAttcatttcaaaaatacagGAGAGGATAAAGGCTTTAAGCATTTTTACTAGTTTTCTTTCTCGCTCTATTGAAACAAATCTAGCAAAATGTTTTGGCCTCAAGTGTAGCTCAGAGGAACCTGTGAAATTCTTCTGACAAATATTTAGCAGTAATGGAAGTTGgatgaaaagaaatagaaaatgcatTACTAAATAAGCCAACCTgacacataattttaaattaaagtacATGGTGAGGCCTGAacttagtattttaaaatgatgtAATAGATCTTTGGCATCAATAAGCTGTAGTTATAAATGAGCTAAAGAACAGCATTTCACAGTTCTGTctaaaaggcagcagagcctttGGCTCCAGCACTGGCCCAAGCCATGGCCAGGTCTCCAGGAACTGTCCCTGCTCACTCAGCATGATGGAGCCAAGTAGAGGCACTGACATTCCCACCACCAGCACTTCCAGGTCCTGTGGAGAAGGAGCAGTTCCTGTTTAGAGCCAGGAACAGTTTATTTACATTGACCAGATGCTTCACAGCTAAGACACCTCAGCTCAAGCTTTTTGCAAGAGCAGGAGGTTTTCAATCCCTCTTAGAGctcttgtattaaaaaaaaaccaaacaaaaaatcaaaataaaatctacatAAGATCAATTTCTAGAGAAACAGGCAGCCATACCAAATCAGCACTCTTAATCCAGCAGAGTGTTCAAATGCAGGGTAAAGCCTGAAGCTTTGGCAGGCAGCTGCTTAAAGGTGTTTGAAAATCCCTTGAGCATTTCCATATCTACAAAAACCTGGCCAAGTGGTTCTACAAGTTGAGATTTCCCTTCTTTAGCACTGTAAGACATGTTTTAACAATGTTTCTGCCTTGTGCATCCTGCAAAAATGGGTTGGATTTCACCATTGAACAAGATGCTGGTTTCATTAATTTTTGACTTCAGCTTCCAAGCAGATAAAcccatgaaataaaaattttatcaTCTAGCAACAAATATCACTAAAATTCCTAGCAGAATAAAAGCCAGGTAATTAAGACTAAAGTCAAACAAATAGTAACTAGGATTGTTTACAACTCTAATTCCCAGTAAGGGATGTATTGACTTTAAATTTAGTGCTCACACAAAAACCAACGTGAAGGAATCTTCTTCACTTGCAGAAACAAAGCTGGATCGAAGCTCATCGATACCTTTTACTTTCCTTAAAAGCTAATTGAGATCAATTCATCctacagaaagcagcagagctgcagggaagaagaaacagaagccCTGGCAGGCTGTGGGTGTTTATAACTGGATCCCATAATCCAGGCAGCATTGTCCCTACAGGCA
Proteins encoded in this region:
- the NAA60 gene encoding N-alpha-acetyltransferase 60; protein product: MTEEVPPTALTDVNLRLLCHDDIDTVKQLCGDWFPIEYPDSWYRDITSNKKFFSLAATYRGSIVGMIVAEIKSRTKVHKEDGDILASNFPVDTQVAYILSLGVVKEFRKHGIGSLLLESLKDHISTTAQDHCKAIYLHVLTTNNTAINFYENRDFKQHHYLPYYYSIRGVLKDGFTYVLYINGGHPPWTIFDYLQHIGSTLASLSPCSIPQRIYRQAQSLLCSLLPWSGISAKSSIEYSRTM